TCGCGCCGCTCGCTGATTCCGGTGGAAGTGCTCGAAGCAGCGGTCGCTGAAGCTCCCCCCGTACGCGATTTTTTTGCGGCCCTCGCCGCCCCGGGACCGATCAAGCTGATCGCAGAAGTGAAGAAGGCGAGCCCCAGCAAAGGGATCATTCGCGAGAACTTCGATCCCGTTGCCATCGCCCGCGAGTACGAAGCTGCTGGTGCCACTTGCCTCAGCATCCTGACCGACGAACCGTTCTTCCAAGGGAAGCTCGAGTACCTGGCGCAAATCCGTCAGGCAGTCAACATTCCGCTCCTGCGCAAAGACTTCATCCTCGATACCTACCAGCTTCTCGAAGCGCGCATGGCGGGTGCCGATGCGGTCCTGCTGATTGCCGAATGTCTCGACGACTGCAATCTCCGCAAGCTGCACAATGAGGCGATTGAACTCGGTCTCACGCCGCTGGTCGAGTTCTACGATCCCGAGAATCTCGACCGCGTGCTTGCTGCCGGCGCGACGCTGATTGGCGTGAACAATCGCGACCTCCG
This window of the Pirellula staleyi DSM 6068 genome carries:
- the trpC gene encoding indole-3-glycerol phosphate synthase TrpC; amino-acid sequence: MTNILEKIVAKKQEEIASRRSLIPVEVLEAAVAEAPPVRDFFAALAAPGPIKLIAEVKKASPSKGIIRENFDPVAIAREYEAAGATCLSILTDEPFFQGKLEYLAQIRQAVNIPLLRKDFILDTYQLLEARMAGADAVLLIAECLDDCNLRKLHNEAIELGLTPLVEFYDPENLDRVLAAGATLIGVNNRDLRTFVTDLGHTIRMRDKVPLDAVFVGESGIYTRDDVLRLQEAGVDAMLVGESLMRQPDITTAVKTLLGTLS